Proteins encoded in a region of the uncultured Paludibaculum sp. genome:
- a CDS encoding Ig domain-containing protein yields MHILLLALALTTGSPDWNQPSVGRPWSMALKAEGGTAPYQWAVLEGALPPGVYFVDLSTVMLGSASVPGFYGAPAEAGQWSVRVQATDAEGQTAERWVELTVSPLRLQQAYIVAPVGQAMEWQAAVTEGAAPFEFRLAPHGYLPLGLTLTQAGVLRGTVLVSGIYEIPIEIVDAGGNRLQTTLTVNAYGEESSLPAFGVRLSVQECHVVAQFPEMPETIKGELFGGGPGEPVDVALTNLDSGEQVVAHYEDQSLSLDSSCEASPSILSLGRALGL; encoded by the coding sequence ATGCACATCTTGCTACTTGCGTTGGCGTTGACGACAGGCTCTCCGGACTGGAACCAGCCCTCGGTGGGCCGGCCGTGGTCCATGGCGTTGAAGGCCGAGGGCGGAACCGCACCTTACCAGTGGGCCGTATTGGAAGGAGCATTGCCGCCCGGGGTGTATTTCGTAGATCTTTCGACGGTTATGTTGGGATCGGCGTCCGTTCCCGGCTTCTATGGCGCGCCGGCCGAGGCAGGGCAGTGGTCAGTCAGGGTTCAGGCCACTGATGCCGAGGGGCAGACAGCGGAGCGATGGGTGGAATTGACCGTTTCGCCATTACGCTTGCAGCAGGCATACATTGTTGCGCCGGTAGGCCAAGCGATGGAATGGCAGGCGGCGGTCACCGAGGGGGCGGCGCCTTTCGAGTTCCGTCTCGCGCCACACGGCTACCTTCCTTTGGGTCTGACACTGACCCAGGCTGGCGTGCTGCGCGGGACGGTGCTCGTCTCGGGCATCTACGAAATCCCTATCGAGATCGTGGACGCGGGAGGCAACAGGCTACAGACCACGCTGACGGTGAACGCCTACGGGGAGGAGAGTTCCCTGCCCGCCTTCGGTGTCCGTCTGAGCGTACAGGAGTGCCATGTGGTGGCTCAGTTCCCGGAGATGCCGGAAACCATCAAGGGCGAGCTCTTCGGAGGCGGCCCCGGCGAACCCGTGGACGTGGCACTCACCAACCTCGACTCAGGCGAACAGGTTGTCGCCCACTACGAGGATCAGAGCCTGAGCCTGGACAGCAGTTGCGAGGCTTCGCCGTCGATCTTGTCCTTGGGCAGAGCCTTGGGACTCTGA
- a CDS encoding DUF2264 domain-containing protein yields the protein MYRRQFLSLVPVAAASAQGKKKSRGKKQEVPPPPPPPETQVKEFFLEITRGYLRNAAKTSPSMAAVEYPNATITKNFLAKSGLSVTGVTRMMPAMAAWVAGGREPGLELTGALISAFRNGCNPRHADYWQAAAPKPFDQRQVESSIVAWTLWLMRDRILPAVSEEDRRNIAAWLASCTQHPVRTNNWALFTAVNIAARMRLSEKWPEFQADEQFMLDDLKVIESMATGDSGWYNDGLTGTAYDYYNSWVFASHFLYWNELVGSRYPEISKRFSERLSRYLETAPLFFAGHGGHVLYGRSLIYRWGVLTPLVLAYQQKLWPHSPGLLRRIVNQNILYHASIGGFDAEAGKLRETYTPEGSPAIKESYIDGGHPYWGMQAFAFWRIPDADPFWTAPEEPLPVEKSDYAIALPEPGMLITGRRSSGQVRIFNAKSTREDVHYRDKYNKLAYSSHFCFAANHDKTHAPIDDVLALRDTRTGETAIRGEITSSNIDAEKIEMDYSIRLGAVTAQVHTEIPFLGEFESRLHNVTFSGGPLEGIELVEGGSAYSTLPVYKEAHLKTWSLKGWKKSGREDATGSVLFAQHQVQTLTAPAEPKLFLASMRYQSPKALPKDKIDGEASQLLSRLRL from the coding sequence ATGTACCGGCGACAATTCCTGAGTCTCGTGCCCGTGGCCGCGGCGTCTGCCCAAGGCAAGAAGAAGTCGCGCGGCAAGAAGCAGGAGGTTCCTCCTCCGCCTCCTCCGCCGGAAACGCAGGTGAAGGAGTTCTTCCTCGAGATCACACGCGGCTACTTGCGCAATGCAGCCAAAACCTCGCCGAGCATGGCCGCGGTGGAATACCCCAACGCCACGATCACCAAGAATTTCCTGGCGAAATCAGGACTCAGCGTGACCGGTGTCACGCGCATGATGCCGGCCATGGCCGCCTGGGTTGCGGGCGGACGTGAACCTGGTCTGGAGTTGACCGGCGCCCTCATCAGTGCCTTTCGCAATGGCTGCAATCCGCGGCACGCCGACTACTGGCAGGCCGCCGCTCCGAAGCCGTTTGACCAGCGCCAGGTGGAATCGTCGATTGTGGCCTGGACGCTCTGGCTGATGCGCGACCGGATTCTACCGGCCGTGTCAGAAGAGGATCGCCGCAACATCGCCGCCTGGTTGGCCAGTTGTACCCAGCATCCTGTGCGCACCAATAATTGGGCCCTATTCACGGCAGTGAACATCGCCGCCCGCATGCGCCTTTCAGAGAAGTGGCCCGAGTTTCAGGCCGACGAGCAGTTCATGCTCGACGATCTGAAGGTCATCGAGTCGATGGCCACGGGCGACAGCGGTTGGTACAACGACGGCTTGACCGGGACCGCTTACGACTATTACAACTCCTGGGTCTTCGCCAGTCATTTCCTCTACTGGAACGAGCTTGTCGGCTCGCGCTACCCCGAGATCAGCAAACGCTTTAGCGAGCGGCTGTCGCGGTATCTCGAGACGGCTCCGCTGTTTTTTGCCGGTCACGGCGGGCATGTCCTGTACGGACGGTCGCTCATCTACCGCTGGGGCGTCCTGACTCCGCTCGTCCTCGCCTATCAGCAGAAACTGTGGCCCCACTCGCCCGGACTGCTGCGGCGCATCGTGAATCAGAACATCCTCTATCACGCCTCGATTGGTGGTTTTGACGCCGAGGCGGGGAAGCTGCGGGAGACGTATACGCCCGAAGGGTCACCCGCGATCAAGGAGAGCTATATCGACGGGGGCCACCCTTACTGGGGCATGCAGGCGTTCGCGTTCTGGCGGATCCCGGACGCCGACCCCTTCTGGACGGCGCCAGAGGAGCCGCTGCCCGTCGAGAAGAGCGACTACGCCATCGCGCTGCCGGAACCCGGCATGCTCATCACGGGCCGGCGGTCGTCCGGACAGGTGCGCATCTTCAACGCGAAATCGACCCGCGAGGATGTGCACTACCGGGACAAATACAACAAGCTGGCGTACTCGTCTCACTTCTGCTTTGCCGCCAACCACGACAAGACGCACGCGCCGATCGATGATGTCCTGGCGCTGAGGGACACGCGAACCGGCGAGACCGCGATTCGCGGCGAGATTACATCGTCCAATATCGACGCCGAGAAGATTGAGATGGACTACTCCATCCGCCTCGGAGCGGTGACGGCGCAGGTCCATACGGAGATCCCGTTTCTAGGCGAGTTCGAATCCCGGCTTCACAACGTGACGTTCTCGGGCGGGCCGCTGGAGGGCATCGAATTGGTGGAGGGCGGGTCCGCCTATTCGACTCTGCCGGTGTACAAGGAGGCGCACCTGAAGACCTGGAGTCTCAAAGGCTGGAAGAAGTCGGGCAGGGAGGACGCCACCGGCAGTGTGCTCTTCGCGCAGCATCAGGTGCAGACGCTGACGGCGCCCGCGGAGCCGAAACTGTTTCTGGCCTCGATGCGCTATCAGAGTCCCAAGGCTCTGCCCAAGGACAAGATCGACGGCGAAGCCTCGCAACTGCTGTCCAGGCTCAGGCTCTGA